In the genome of Neofelis nebulosa isolate mNeoNeb1 chromosome 6, mNeoNeb1.pri, whole genome shotgun sequence, one region contains:
- the C6H6orf118 gene encoding uncharacterized protein C6orf118 homolog isoform X3, producing MARESEPEFYLRWKHCEVPGVRTLCNLRTLLNKLQKDHREDVYLYTSGHLNPNKLYRPPETILYHWPNANRPKGEKIFQVEKPIGKSDKEITKMKDALAYFTINTALGPNEAQNAPLFRYLNPAEHSSHTAGEDFIQRKSPRKEGSPEWRRREELRLPEVKVLKYRAVESSRECVMPPRHKDAYQYISSYLAGLTKTDRYRKFLRFQKEVLAKHHLRKNDFTGRQAATRHEKKLEQELQNVCVCDSQQFNRLQVYGKVFEDICNSSLIFGDILKEVKDEYELYMAILLRSQTASQYKTLLANAKGLEKRSVKTADVNQAREELRAIVTATKAALEHNDKLRSELEVERTLLQSAKEESESSKKNVMDEDHLTLIEKVEKKRCEILSKWDEIHALEREIKTTLIHTGISHITENRIKSIETEAIKLETANRILKKKIHIIENNVKQNLEKHETSEREQQICKLKGNRQQPSRDWKNDP from the exons ATGGCCCGGGAGTCAGAGCCCGAGT TTTACCTGCGGTGGAAACACTGTGAAGTGCCAGGTGTTCGGACTTTATGCAATCTAAGGACACTTCTGAACAAACTTCAGAAAGATCACAGAGAGGATGTCTATCTTTACACCTCTGGGCACTTGAATCCCAATAAGCTCTACAGGCCTCCTGAGACCATCCTGTATCACTGGCCCAATGCCAATAGACCAAAAGGGGAAAAGATCTTCCAGGTGGAAAAGCCGATCGGAAAATCCGATAAGGAGATCACCAAGATGAAAGACGCTCTGGCTTATTTTACCATCAATACAGCTCTGGGGCCCAATGAGGCACAGAACGCACCGCTGTTCAGGTATTTGAACCCTGCGGAGCATAGTTCCCACACTGCAGGAGAGGATTTCATTCAAAGGAAGTCTCCGAGGAAAGAGGGTTCTCCCGAGTGGCGGAGGAGAGAAGAGCTGAGGTTGCCAGAGGTGAAGGTTCTCAAGTACAGAGCGGTGGAGTCCAGCCGTGAGTGCGTGATGCCTCCCCGACATAAGGATGCGTATCAGTACATCAGCTCGTACTTAGCCGGCCTGACGAAGACAGACAGGTACAGGAAGTTCTTGCGTTTCCAAAAAGAAGTTCTTGCCAAGCACCATCTCCGGAAGAACGACTTCACGGGGAGGCAGGCAGCGACACGGCATGAGAAGAAGTTGGAACAG GAGCTCCAAaacgtgtgtgtatgtgactCTCAACAGTTCAACAGACTGCAGGTCTATGGAAAAGTCtttgaagatatttgcaatagtTCTTTGATATTTGGGGATATCTTGAAAGAAGTTAAG gaTGAATACGAACTCTACATGGCAATACTCCTGCGGTCCCAGACTGCATCACAGTATAAG ACTCTGCTGGCTAATGCCAAGGGGCTGGAGAAGAGGTCCGTGAAGACAGCAGATGTCAACCAGgccagggaggagctgagggCGATTGTGACGGCCACCAAGGCTGCCCTGGAGCATAATGACAA ACTCAGAAGTGAACTAGAGGTGGAACGCACGTTGCTGCAATCAGCTAAGGAAGAGTCGG aatcatCTAAGAAAAATGTAATGGATGAGGATCACCTTACCCTTATTGAGAAGGTTGAAAAGAAGAGGTGTGAAATACTCAGTAAATGGGATGAAATTCATGCtcttgaaagagaaattaaaacgaCTCTGATTCATACTGGAATTTCACATATCACTGAAAATAGGATTAAAAGCATAGAG ACTGAAGctataaaattagaaacagcaaatcgaattttaaagaagaaaatacat ATTATTGAAAACAATGTGAAGCAGAACCTAGAGAAGCATGAGACAAGTGAGCGGGAGCAGCA AATTTGTAAACTTAAAGGAAACAGACAACAACCCTCAAGGGACTGGAAAAATGACCCATGA
- the C6H6orf118 gene encoding uncharacterized protein C6orf118 homolog isoform X2 — translation MARESEPEFYLRWKHCEVPGVRTLCNLRTLLNKLQKDHREDVYLYTSGHLNPNKLYRPPETILYHWPNANRPKGEKIFQVEKPIGKSDKEITKMKDALAYFTINTALGPNEAQNAPLFRYLNPAEHSSHTAGEDFIQRKSPRKEGSPEWRRREELRLPEVKVLKYRAVESSRECVMPPRHKDAYQYISSYLAGLTKTDRYRKFLRFQKEVLAKHHLRKNDFTGRQAATRHEKKLEQELQNVCVCDSQQFNRLQVYGKVFEDICNSSLIFGDILKEVKDEYELYMAILLRSQTASQYKTLLANAKGLEKRSVKTADVNQAREELRAIVTATKAALEHNDKLRSELEVERTLLQSAKEESESSKKNVMDEDHLTLIEKVEKKRCEILSKWDEIHALEREIKTTLIHTGISHITENRIKSIETEAIKLETANRILKKKIHIIENNVKQNLEKHETSEREQQGEGPSRGSTHISWPSTVSPGHL, via the exons ATGGCCCGGGAGTCAGAGCCCGAGT TTTACCTGCGGTGGAAACACTGTGAAGTGCCAGGTGTTCGGACTTTATGCAATCTAAGGACACTTCTGAACAAACTTCAGAAAGATCACAGAGAGGATGTCTATCTTTACACCTCTGGGCACTTGAATCCCAATAAGCTCTACAGGCCTCCTGAGACCATCCTGTATCACTGGCCCAATGCCAATAGACCAAAAGGGGAAAAGATCTTCCAGGTGGAAAAGCCGATCGGAAAATCCGATAAGGAGATCACCAAGATGAAAGACGCTCTGGCTTATTTTACCATCAATACAGCTCTGGGGCCCAATGAGGCACAGAACGCACCGCTGTTCAGGTATTTGAACCCTGCGGAGCATAGTTCCCACACTGCAGGAGAGGATTTCATTCAAAGGAAGTCTCCGAGGAAAGAGGGTTCTCCCGAGTGGCGGAGGAGAGAAGAGCTGAGGTTGCCAGAGGTGAAGGTTCTCAAGTACAGAGCGGTGGAGTCCAGCCGTGAGTGCGTGATGCCTCCCCGACATAAGGATGCGTATCAGTACATCAGCTCGTACTTAGCCGGCCTGACGAAGACAGACAGGTACAGGAAGTTCTTGCGTTTCCAAAAAGAAGTTCTTGCCAAGCACCATCTCCGGAAGAACGACTTCACGGGGAGGCAGGCAGCGACACGGCATGAGAAGAAGTTGGAACAG GAGCTCCAAaacgtgtgtgtatgtgactCTCAACAGTTCAACAGACTGCAGGTCTATGGAAAAGTCtttgaagatatttgcaatagtTCTTTGATATTTGGGGATATCTTGAAAGAAGTTAAG gaTGAATACGAACTCTACATGGCAATACTCCTGCGGTCCCAGACTGCATCACAGTATAAG ACTCTGCTGGCTAATGCCAAGGGGCTGGAGAAGAGGTCCGTGAAGACAGCAGATGTCAACCAGgccagggaggagctgagggCGATTGTGACGGCCACCAAGGCTGCCCTGGAGCATAATGACAA ACTCAGAAGTGAACTAGAGGTGGAACGCACGTTGCTGCAATCAGCTAAGGAAGAGTCGG aatcatCTAAGAAAAATGTAATGGATGAGGATCACCTTACCCTTATTGAGAAGGTTGAAAAGAAGAGGTGTGAAATACTCAGTAAATGGGATGAAATTCATGCtcttgaaagagaaattaaaacgaCTCTGATTCATACTGGAATTTCACATATCACTGAAAATAGGATTAAAAGCATAGAG ACTGAAGctataaaattagaaacagcaaatcgaattttaaagaagaaaatacat ATTATTGAAAACAATGTGAAGCAGAACCTAGAGAAGCATGAGACAAGTGAGCGGGAGCAGCA agGGGAAGGCCCTTCCCGGGGATCCACACATATCTCATGGCCCAGCACTGTGTCCCCAGGCCATCTTTAG
- the C6H6orf118 gene encoding uncharacterized protein C6orf118 homolog isoform X1: MARESEPEFYLRWKHCEVPGVRTLCNLRTLLNKLQKDHREDVYLYTSGHLNPNKLYRPPETILYHWPNANRPKGEKIFQVEKPIGKSDKEITKMKDALAYFTINTALGPNEAQNAPLFRYLNPAEHSSHTAGEDFIQRKSPRKEGSPEWRRREELRLPEVKVLKYRAVESSRECVMPPRHKDAYQYISSYLAGLTKTDRYRKFLRFQKEVLAKHHLRKNDFTGRQAATRHEKKLEQELQNVCVCDSQQFNRLQVYGKVFEDICNSSLIFGDILKEVKDEYELYMAILLRSQTASQYKTLLANAKGLEKRSVKTADVNQAREELRAIVTATKAALEHNDKLRSELEVERTLLQSAKEESESSKKNVMDEDHLTLIEKVEKKRCEILSKWDEIHALEREIKTTLIHTGISHITENRIKSIETEAIKLETANRILKKKIHIIENNVKQNLEKHETSEREQQNLWDFITEFVNLKETDNNPQGTGKMTHENSQPSCT, from the exons ATGGCCCGGGAGTCAGAGCCCGAGT TTTACCTGCGGTGGAAACACTGTGAAGTGCCAGGTGTTCGGACTTTATGCAATCTAAGGACACTTCTGAACAAACTTCAGAAAGATCACAGAGAGGATGTCTATCTTTACACCTCTGGGCACTTGAATCCCAATAAGCTCTACAGGCCTCCTGAGACCATCCTGTATCACTGGCCCAATGCCAATAGACCAAAAGGGGAAAAGATCTTCCAGGTGGAAAAGCCGATCGGAAAATCCGATAAGGAGATCACCAAGATGAAAGACGCTCTGGCTTATTTTACCATCAATACAGCTCTGGGGCCCAATGAGGCACAGAACGCACCGCTGTTCAGGTATTTGAACCCTGCGGAGCATAGTTCCCACACTGCAGGAGAGGATTTCATTCAAAGGAAGTCTCCGAGGAAAGAGGGTTCTCCCGAGTGGCGGAGGAGAGAAGAGCTGAGGTTGCCAGAGGTGAAGGTTCTCAAGTACAGAGCGGTGGAGTCCAGCCGTGAGTGCGTGATGCCTCCCCGACATAAGGATGCGTATCAGTACATCAGCTCGTACTTAGCCGGCCTGACGAAGACAGACAGGTACAGGAAGTTCTTGCGTTTCCAAAAAGAAGTTCTTGCCAAGCACCATCTCCGGAAGAACGACTTCACGGGGAGGCAGGCAGCGACACGGCATGAGAAGAAGTTGGAACAG GAGCTCCAAaacgtgtgtgtatgtgactCTCAACAGTTCAACAGACTGCAGGTCTATGGAAAAGTCtttgaagatatttgcaatagtTCTTTGATATTTGGGGATATCTTGAAAGAAGTTAAG gaTGAATACGAACTCTACATGGCAATACTCCTGCGGTCCCAGACTGCATCACAGTATAAG ACTCTGCTGGCTAATGCCAAGGGGCTGGAGAAGAGGTCCGTGAAGACAGCAGATGTCAACCAGgccagggaggagctgagggCGATTGTGACGGCCACCAAGGCTGCCCTGGAGCATAATGACAA ACTCAGAAGTGAACTAGAGGTGGAACGCACGTTGCTGCAATCAGCTAAGGAAGAGTCGG aatcatCTAAGAAAAATGTAATGGATGAGGATCACCTTACCCTTATTGAGAAGGTTGAAAAGAAGAGGTGTGAAATACTCAGTAAATGGGATGAAATTCATGCtcttgaaagagaaattaaaacgaCTCTGATTCATACTGGAATTTCACATATCACTGAAAATAGGATTAAAAGCATAGAG ACTGAAGctataaaattagaaacagcaaatcgaattttaaagaagaaaatacat ATTATTGAAAACAATGTGAAGCAGAACCTAGAGAAGCATGAGACAAGTGAGCGGGAGCAGCA GAACCTTTGGGATTTCATTACAGAATTTGTAAACTTAAAGGAAACAGACAACAACCCTCAAGGGACTGGAAAAATGACCCATGAAAATTCACAGCCATCATGTACATAG